From Malaya genurostris strain Urasoe2022 chromosome 2, Malgen_1.1, whole genome shotgun sequence:
CGATCTTCCGGATGGGAAAACACAATATTAGACATCGTTGCATCTTCCATCCACACATATCCCGGTGGAAGAATGCGTTTATTAAATGCACGACTTTTCGTATCAATAGATTTGACAAAGAGATCATGTACTAAGCCTTGTTCAAAATCGTTCGGTTCAGTTTTAAGTAGGTCTTCTTTTTGTAATTGAATTCTCCTCCTTTTGCGAGCTGAAACAAAGTATTTGAAACTTAATGTACTTAAATTAAAAGATGTTCTCACTTTCGCCTCCATTGAAGATAGTTTGCTCTTCTTCATTTGCCGGAGTTAATGGATTGATCAATGCTGCTTTAGTATTAGTCGCATCCCTAGCTGCCATCAAGAATAGTGCTCTAGTAAGTTTCTGCCATTTTCCATGCAACTTTTGTTCCATCCACACAACTACTTCCACCGAGGTCTTTCCAACCCAACTTACATGACCAGACAATCGGATATCAGCATCATGCGTCGGAACCAAATCGGTGAAGTCAACCTTGTCAACTAAAACAGTGACAAAGGTGTATGGAGTAGCGACCCCCTCGGGAAGGTCTGGTAGCAGTAAATGCTTGTGCACAACCCATACTACATTCAATAGAAAATAAGCAAGTTAGTTTAATGTGCCAATATAGAAATGAAGCATTTTGCTTACCTGCGAACATGTCCATATCCTCCATTAGACGACCCAAACGAACGTTGCCCATAAATCCAACATACTTATCCTTGAGTATTTTGTCGCTTGTTAAAGGAATAATTGCTGATGTGAAAGAATCTTGCATTGACCTCGCCGGTAGTTGTTCAATAGATGTTGGTGCGTATTTAGACAAATGCTCTCGAGTACTGACGAATGGCATGTATCCGACCTCGATACCTAGTTTTTCTATGATTACTTGTTTAACTGCGCAAAATATCAACCATAAAAATTTATTGTAGAATGAAATCAAGAATACATCTCAAAATACATTTGATATGCAATGCTAATGCTGCCCACTGACAATAACATGATTTTTTCTACTAGTAATTAGAATGCTTATAACCTGTATCCtataacgaacagctgtcgtcactctggtttttAGACACTATACTAGTAATGATAaagctttttttattttataatttgcaCGATTAAGATATAAATTATAAGACGAAACTCAGAGGAAATGATTTTTGTTGATTTATCTGAACAAACTcgcaattttcgaataaaaaatatgaatttgacTGAAAAGCTACGAGCAGTACATATCGGCATTAAAGCATGACAGTGAATCAGTAGTTAACGTATTTCGTTCTGTTTTTATATTGTGATACCTTGATTCATTGTTCCAGCGGTGCACTCAAAATTTTGGGAACCAGATAGATAGCTAATGGCTGACATTCTGGAGCTGCAAACAaataaaatgttcaatttttaaACCTACTCAAAAAATTCTTACTAACCTTTGCCCAGTTGATAAGATCCCACTAATATCAATTCCTTCGAGTACACTACGACCTCGACTTGCATTAGTCATGCCTTCACTAAAATGTAATGGTTTCATGGACCTAGTAGCAAAGGCACAAGTTTGTCTCACCAAAGAAAACATTTTCTTGAAACTGCAATTTAGTTTCGGGGTGTAACCAAATACTTTTTAACGGGTATAACAGAAATTATCTAGGGTTCAGTTATTGTTTTGTACAAAACTTGTTGAGCCTATTAGTGcaataaattttcaacataTATATCATTTCGTTAGTAATACGTCGATCTAGCTATATCtagagaaaaatatcaaacaaCTTTTTCGCAACTTTCTCACTTTGAACTTAGCAGCTGGTTTTCGaatgaatgaaataaaatgaCGTAAGCTATCTTTTTTATGTCATTTCCAACCCAGTGAAAAATTCTTCAAAGGCAGATCattaccctctcagcaggccgttcaattttgttggtctttgaacgcttgttgaacgacatattgcacgaaatattcgttcaatttgctggaacggtttgttgttgctttttctcttgcaaatcaAGTGTTACctctacatagaaagaaaatttgttgttattctacgtgaagtagaagtattgtgcaggtatgtattgttagtttaaaaaactttctgcagtaaaactagtccaacagggctccaactccttatattaaaaatggctcaacaatggacctctgtctgccgggtttgttgaacgaaaaaaacagcattcggttcaacggtctgtttcaaaatcggcaaacgaaggtcctgtgttggcctcccgttgaacgattgattagactttcattggaccaatgattcaacgtattggaccaatgaaggaccaccgttgaacgcttTTTACTAAGTGGGCAACGACACTTCTGGCAGCCCGACTATTCtggcagctcacttacaaccacaaatgcgaATAAGAttgcccacttagaaaaaaacgttcaacggtggtccttcattggtccaatacgttggatcattggtccaatgaaagtccaatcaatcgttcaacgggaggccaacacgggaccttcgtttgccgattttgaaacagaccgttgaaccgaatgccatttttttcgttcaacaaacccggcagacagaggtccattgttgagccatttttaacatgaggagttggagccccgttggactagttttactgcagaatttctgaagttttctccacttatttgtttaaactaacaatacatacctacacaatacttctacttcacgtagaataacaacaaattttctttctatgtaaaggtaacacttaattttcacactatttttgcaagagaaaaaacaacaacaaaccgttccagcaaattgaacgaatatttcgtgcaatatgtcgttcaacaaaccaacaaaattgaacggcctgctgagagggtgttTTGTTTCCATCAGGAAACGTCTGCATTAAACActattcagacgatcaatcgatttcggtcgacgtcaagattaatttaataattttttggcCGAGTATTACTAACGCGCCGTCAAAAtcttccgtgaacttgacgttgtGTCCCATAATTTGAATCGAGGTTTCTATGCGCGGTGAAAAATCAACGACGACCTagagatgtcgtaatatcgatcgattaatcgagtaatcgatcaataacccagataatcgagtaatatttaatcgattagcttaaaaataatattcgattattcagctaatcgaataatttaaaaaatcccataataataatcgaatgaataatcgagtaatcgattaataacccagataatcgaataaatttcaatcgattagtttcaaaattatactcaatTATTAAATAAtagagtaattcgaaatttccgacatccctacgaCGACCCTAGTGAAAAATTGGTGGCCAATATatttcgtgatgaaaacaaGACAATATGTCAGAGCGGTTCACACGTGACATCAGacgatttatttattatttcaccGGCATAGAACGGTTACGAaaaaacaacattaattgtaacagACCCTGTCAACTTGGACCGAAATCAATATactgttcagcaacgccatcgcacggcaacacattcaacatgtcatcacagactaacagacatgacagtatgagtaaattcttatacaaataatttttcgtgatgcactagttccacctatattgtactgcgcgaactatttactatcggtacaccccttgtattatgtaaaagattttttactagttggtttcccctcgtttgtcaacaccgatcagctgcttgcagggatgcctgatttcatcataggatttgaaaatgaatcgtcacaataaattattggattacgttgataatatatttaacttttttagcgtttttaatcatttatttttcgcaacgtcgtttatttatttatttatttatttatttattgtaaaataaacAGACACGATGTGGTCCTAATGATTAATTCTAATACTATGTGTCGTGAATTTTTTCTGCCATCTTAAATACGCCACACAGATGAACACGTCCGTTCACCTCAAAATTCTTCATGTGAATGACGCATGCTTTGCTTTTTCTTTTGGATCAAAGCTATTTTCTGTTGCCTAGTGTTATGTAACGCCTCTTCGAATGTCTCCACCTTTATTTATTACAATGTTCGAAAAGTTACACCTTATTCGATAACATGTATTTAGTGTGTATTGATCGAAAAGTCGATCAATACAAAACATAAAACCATCAATAAACAGAGGCAGGTCCTCTTTTAGTGTTCAACCTTCATCAAGTTAATTTCGTTGTGATATTATCCGAAACTCCAGTTAGGGACAGTTAAGTCAGCTAGGACAGTGAACTTATAAAAAGTAAGAACTTTTCAAGTGGCGACGAGGAACATCGTAGAACCGGCGTGATTGAAACCGAGGAATCCAAATTCGCAGTAGGACATTTCCGGCTGAGGTTTTTTGGCGTGGTTTCTTCTGGGCAGACTTCGGATACAGGTTCTTGAAAACTGTGAGTACGGTGGCAACGgcacattttttttgatgcGCCATTTTTGGAAGCGAAATTGCCTCCATTTGTTTTTTTGTACAAAAGTGAttattcttttgaatctaataaACTAACACAAAGGGTTCATTgttctattaaaaaaaaatacaaaaagctATTGTTTTCTCAGTTTTCTAATTCATTTGTTTGTTTAAATCTTTTCATGCTGGAGTTTTCATCGATCGGAAAGAATTAAAGGAAACGCTTATTCGACCGTCCATTCCTATACGGGTACatgctataaaaaaaaatcggaaagttAAAAGAATCGACGAATAAAACGAGAATTTATATTGAGGAAAAAGAAACTGCATTACGTTTCGAATCAATCGGtgagttttttttgttcttttttttattacaagaaaaattatataatttcaatttgggctcatgagattttttttctattattttatttcttgcccaatatcatcattattatataaaaaaaactacgttAAACGATCCGAAATAGTGTGTATATAAATTATTTTAGAAGTGCAAATAACATTTAAGCGAATCgactgtttttttaaataatagagTGCATTGAAGGTTTGTAGGTTAATTAGTTAATgaagaatttattttaattctgTTCTCATTTTTGTGCTTTTTTATATTCGTGAATGAACATTTTCTTTTGGGTGTTGTGatatatttttgaataattttatttgattttcgcttcaattttattttcgaaaagaTGGCTCAATCATTTGCTTCAACATTGGAGCCTTTTAGGAAAGGCACATCGTTCACCCATTGGGTGGAACGATTAGATTTCGTTTTCATGGCTAATAAAATTCCAGAAGCTGAACGTAAGGCCCATTTTGTTACTTTGGTGGGACCGTACGTTTACTCAGAACTCAAACTTTTATTTCCGGCTGGTAGTTTAACGGATGTACCGCTAAATACTATGATAGAAAGACTTAAAATGAGATTAGATAAAACTGCCTCTGGCGTTTGCCAACGTATTTCTTTTAATCAGCGTATTCAAAACGTTGATGAATCAGCGGAAGATTTTCTGCTTGCACTTAAACTGCAGGCTGAACTGTGTGCTTACGGTGCGTTTAAGGATACGGCAATACGAGATCGTTTGCTGGCTGGTTTGAAAGACGTTATGCTTAAGCAGAGAATTCTAAGCGAAGCTGATCAAACCCTTGAGTCTGCGGAAAAAATTATACAGACTTGGGAAGCGGCGAAAAACAATGTTAAAACTTTATCatctgaaccattttctattcataaTGTCGTTTCTATGGCTTCAAATGGAAATACAATGGGGAAAGCTATGGGTAAACTGGCAGCGGCATATAATGCTGCCAATAATCCAATTCCTCAGAAACAAAATAGCAGATTACCAGTAAAAGATAGACTAGGGTTTAGGCCATATGGAAATCCTCGATATCAAAAGCATTTTGGATATAATAGATATCAACAGAAAAATACTTGGAAACCAAATAGCAATTTTAAACCGGCAGACTTTCGAGAGAGCTTTGAAACTAGAATTTGCGATTTTTGTGGGGTAAAAGGACATTTGAAGAAACGATGCTTTAGGttgaaaaatatgaagaaaGAGGCCGTTAAGCTGGTGGAACAAATGAAACCCGGAACGTCAGGTACGAGCACGCAGAATATTTCAGAATTGATGAACCGTATGAGGACTGAGGAGTCTGACAACGATGATTCAGACGAAGGTAATTTGGAATGCATGAATGTGACATCGattaacaaaataaatgaacCATGTTTGGTAAAGGTGAAAGTTGAGAATAAACAACTGGAAATGGAGGTTGACTGTGGTTCCTCCGTTTCTGTAATTAGTAAAACACagtatttttctctttttcatAAACCTCTACAAAAATCCTCTAAACAATTGATTGTTGTCAATGGCGCGAAGCTGATAATAGCTGGAGAGGTTAAAGTCAAAGTTGACTTTAGGGAAAAACATGAGAATTTGAAACTATTAGTactaaattgcaaaaattgtttcattccTCTTTTTGGCAGACCATGGTTGGATGCCTTCATTCCAAACTggagaacatttttctcaaatttttcaaaaattaataaTCTTTCTGAAATTAGCAGTGACACAATTGTctctgaaataaaacaaaagtttggaaatttatttaaaaaagatttttctttaCCAATTCATGGTTATGAAGCTGATTTGGAGCTGAAATCAGATATACCAATTTTTAAAAAAGCATATGACGTTCCCTATCGTTTAAGGGATAAAGTTTTAGAGTATTTAAATAAGCTGGAGAGAGAGAAAGTAATTACTCCTATCCAAACCAGTCAATGGGCTTCTCCAGTGGTAGTGGTAGcaaagaaaaataatgaaatcagaCTTGTAATAGATTGCAAGGTATCTGTTAATAAAGTTATAATTCCAAATACTTACCCATTGCCTACAGCTCAAGATTTATTTGCTGGTTTAGCAGGTTGTAAGGTTTTTTGCGCATTAGATTTAGAAGGCGCATATACCCAGTTATCACTCTCTaagaaatcaagaaaattcATGGTAATAAATACTATAAAGGGTTTATTTTCTTACAATAGACTGCCACAAGGGGCATCATCTAGTGCGTCCATCTTCCAGCAAGTAATGGACCAAGTATTAAAGGGTTTAGAATatgttttttgttatttggACGATGTGCTTATTGCAGGAGATAGTGTGGAAGATtgcaaacaaaaacttttcgttGTTTTAAAAAGACTTGCTGATGCTAAtattaaagttaattttgaaaagtgtAAATTTTTTGTTACAGAGCTTCAATATCTAGGCCATATAATAAGTAAAGACGGGTTAATGCCTTGTCCGGAAAAGATTACTACTATACAGAAGGCTAAAATTCCAAAGAATGTTACAGAATTAAAGTCCTTTTTAGGACTTATaaattattataataaatttattccACATCTGTCTTCAAAGCTGTACCATTTATACAATCTTTTGAAGAATAATGTTAAATATATTTGGGATAGTAATTGTGACAAAGCTTTTGAGGAAAGTAAACAGTCTTTGTTAAAGGCTAATATTTTGGAGTTTTATGACCCTTTGAAGCCCATAGCAGTAGTTTCTGATGCTTCAGGGTATGGTTTAGGAGGAGTAATTGCTCATATTATTGACGAAGTTGAGAAACCGATTtgtttcacttcattttctttaAATTCAGCACAAAAGAACTATCCAATTTTACATTTAGAAGCTTTAGCTTTGGTGTCCACAATTAAAAAGTTTCATAAATAcctttatgggaaatttttttatgtttatactgATCATAAGCCTTTAGTAGGAATATTTAGGAAGGAAGGTAAACATTCAATTTATGTTACTAGATTACAGAGATACATTTTAGAACTTTCCATTTATAACTTTGAAATTAAATATAGACCCTCTGCCCAAATGGGAAACGCGGATTTTTGCTCCAGATTCCCTTTAGAGCAATTGGTTCCAAGTGATTATGataaagaaattatcaaaagtatTAATTTTGGGCAAGAATTGCCAATTGATCATAGCAAGATTGCTTCTCAGACAAAGAACGATAAATTTCTGCAACAAATTATTGATTATATGAAACGTGGTTGGCCAAAACGAATTGACAAGCGCTTTGCAAACATATTTTCAAATCAGCATGATTTAGAATTGTTTGACGAGTGCTTACTTTATCAAGACAGGGTAATGGTGCCACAATCGCTGCAAAGCGAGCTTTTAAAACTATTACATGCTAACCACGGGGGTGTAGTTAAAATGAAGCAACTTGCAAGACGATTTATTTATTGGGTTGGTATAAatggagacattgaaaagtttgTCTCAAATTGTGATGCATGCAACGGCATGGCGATAATACCAAAACAAAAGATACAATCCAAATGGATTCCTACAACTAGACCTTTTAGTCGTATACACATagatttctttcattttcaacATCACACCTTTCTACTTTTGGTGGATAGTTTCTCAAAGTGGGTGGAAATTGAGTGGATGAAGAGAGGCACAGATACAGGCCAGGTTTTGAAAAAGATAGTAGCATATTTTGCTCGCTATGGATTGCCTGATGTTTTAGTTTCAGACGGTGGTCCTCCATTCAACTCAGCAGTCTTTACACATTTTCTTGAAAAGCAAGGTATTAAAGTATTTAAAAGTCCTCCATATAATCCTGCAAGCAATGGCCAAGCGGAGAGACTGGTAAGGACGGTTAAAGaggttttgaaaaagtttctgCTTGAACCAGATATAAGTGAGTTGGATCTGGAAGACCAgataaatttatttctatttaaCTTTCGTAACTGCATGACTAGTGATGGGCGATTCCCATCAGAGAAAATTTTCTCTTTCACGCCTAAAACTCTAATTGATCTAATCCATCCGAGAAAAACATATAAACATTTTTTAACAACACTAACATCGCATGTACCACAGGGAAAACCAAATGATGTGGTTATTTTAAAGGACAATTTTGCTATTAATGTAGCAAGTCCTTTAGATAATCTGATGGCTGGAGATGAGGTGGGGTACAAAAACCACAATCCCCATAATCATGCACGCTGGATTAAGGCAACATTTTTAAGACAAGTTTCTAAAACTATTTCACAGGTGGAAATTGGAAACGTCAAGGTCACCGCACATCGAAGTCAACTTAGGGTGGTTAATTCGAACTTAATGGCTCGGCCGAATCTTCATTTTCCTGTTACTGTGGCAGGATCGGCGACAACAAGAAATGACGTGGACGAAGAAGACTTTCGAGGTTTTTCTGATGAAGAATTAAAGAAAACTCGAAAAAGGAAAcagtgtgaaatttcatcttcgCCAATTAGGCGATCGAAAAGATTAAGGATACAAAAAAAAGATAATGATTATGTATATAGCTTATTAACTGAATTAAACAGAATTGATTAATGTCAAttcttttcgatttgtattatgTTGAAATCCTTAGGAGGAAGAGCTGTTATGTAACGCCTCTTCGAATGTCTCCACCTTTATTTATTACAATGTTCGAAAAGTTACACCTTATTCGATAACATGTATTTAGTGTGTATTGATCGAAAAGTCGATCAATACAAAACATAAAACCATCAATAAACAGAGGCAGGTCCTCTTTTAGTGTTCAACCTTCATCAAGTTAATTTCGTTGTGATATTATCCGAAACTCCAGTTAGGGACAGTTAAGTCAGCTAGGACAGTGAACTTATAAAAAGTAAGAACTTTTCACCTAGTTTGTTTATTGTTACTATGGATAAGAGTTTGTAAGTGCTTACTCATACCaaataaaaatcgattttttttttttaaatcgcgaaTGATCTTTTCTCTTTCATTTACACACAAGTTCTCACTTTCGCCCTTTGATTAGGAAAGAGAGAATCATATTCGtcaagtttcatataccatttctGAAGGGCCAACACTAAACTGTTATACAACGAAAGTTGTTATCCCGAAATGTCAAAACTGCATGTCAGTTATAAAAAGCAATGAAGAAAAACAAGGTAAGTTTTGTATGAATTaagaatgttttaattgttttataATTACAGGTTTATTCTACTACATTCGCCTACATCTCTACTCTAATCATAAATATAGTAAACAAATTTGCTATCAAATCTGGCAGGTTTTCTAACTTGTGAATGGTCTCGAAGTAATCTTTCTGACGATGGCTTTCTATGAGTTGGTGAAATTTGTACTGTTGACTTTGACTCGGGGTTTTGGTCAATTTTACTTGAAATGATGTTTTGATCTGAAATTACCGGGTTATCGAGATGACATTCTGTTGGTGCTAACCTCACATCTTGAAGATTCCGGGTATATTGCACACCGCTTCGACTGAGAACGACCACTTTTGCTCCATTTCTAACCAGTACTTTAAAACGTTcctttgaaaatgttggatccatttttgttttccttgGCTGAGCTAAAAGAACAGTGTCGCCAATTTGAATTAGTGATTCTTTAGCTCCTCTAGTTTCATCCGAATGTTTTTTACTGATGAGTTTTGCTTCGGAATCCTTTTCATGCACATCTTCACGATCCGGTGATGATGGTTTCCATAAACTGACAAAAGTTCCTCGGAACTTCCACCCTACCATGAGCTCAAAGGGTGTTATACCAAGACGAGAATGGGGAATTAAATTATTGTGGTGGTGTACGTATTGCTGCAATGAATGCCTCCAGTTTATGCCATCAAGTTTGGAAGCCGCTAGTGCTTTAATGATTCCCTGATTCTGTCTCTCTACTGCTCCATTTGACTGAGGCCATAACGGTAATGACTTACGAACCTTAACGCCTTTATTCTGCCAGTACTCAATAAAGGTGTTACCTTGGAATGGTGGCCCGTTGTCACTTTGCAAAATCAGAGGACAACcccacattttgaaaatttcgcatagGGCTTCATTTGTGCTTTCGGCATCCTTACTTTTCATTTCAACTACAGAAAGGAATCGCGAATGGGTATCCACCAGAACAAGAAATTCTCCTGATCCGCAGCCCGGAACAGAGAGGAAATCGACTTGCAGTATTTGCCATGGACCATCTGGAATTTCTCTTGATGAGAGTGGTAGCGGAGGATTTTTACGAGATAATAGTGCACAAGTTTCGCAGCTTTTCACAAATTTCTCAGTATCAACCGACATACCAGGCCACCAGAAGAATTCTCTCATAATTCTTTTCATTGAAGCTTCGCCTATGTGACCAACATGCGCAGCTTTCAATGCTTTCATGCGGAGTGAGTTTGGTAAAATGGTGCGATCTCCTTTGAACAACAAATGATTGAAAGTATGGATGGTATTTTTCTGTGTTTCATATTTACGGAGATTCCGTGGCCATTTGTTGGAGACTAAagcttcaattattgatttatGATCTTTATCCTGTTCTGAGGCTGCTTCGATCTCATCCCAGGTAATGTTCATGGAACCGGCATCTAATGAGTATAAGAAATTACCATTGTTGTCTTCCTCGAATGGTTCCGCATTTTGAGATTTGTGAATCAACCGTGATAGAATATCTGCTatgttttcttttccttttacaACTTTCATGACAAAATCATATGGTTGAAGCCGAAGAGCCCATGATTCCGCTCGTGTAACGGCTCGTTTGCCGAACCGGTGGGTTGTaccgaaaataaatttatttgcttcAGCGTCTGTTCGCACAGTGAAGGTTCTACCGAGTAGATAAAAAGTGAAACGCTCTATTCCCCATACGACAGCCAGAGCTTCTTTCTGTGTTTGGGGATATTTCTGTTCCGTGGGAGTGAGTGCTTTGGAAGCACATGATATTAAACGTGGCATATTGTCAGTATTATACTGCACAAGAACAGCACCCAATCCAATTGGACTTGCATCAACATATAACTCAGTCACATCTGTTGGACTGTAATATCCAAGAGTTTGTATGTTCTTTAATGCGTTATCTTGTAAGAAGTTGAACTCTTTTTGTTCCTTATTCGTCCAGTAGAACTTATCGGAATTTCCGAGAGCTCGAAGTTGTTTTGTCAAATCTGCTCTGTGTTGGATGAATCTGTCAGCAAAGGTAACTAAACccagaaaactctttacttctgCGCATGACGTTGGTGTTCTAAAACTTCTTATGGCACTTCTCTTTTCATCAGTTACACTCCATCCTGTTGGGGTCAATGTGAAACCGACAAATTTTACCTTTTGGC
This genomic window contains:
- the LOC131430788 gene encoding acyl-coenzyme A thioesterase 9, mitochondrial-like, which codes for MFSLVRQTCAFATRSMKPLHFSEGMTNASRGRSVLEGIDISGILSTGQSSRMSAISYLSGSQNFECTAGTMNQVKQVIIEKLGIEVGYMPFVSTREHLSKYAPTSIEQLPARSMQDSFTSAIIPLTSDKILKDKYVGFMGNVRLGRLMEDMDMFAVWVVHKHLLLPDLPEGVATPYTFVTVLVDKVDFTDLVPTHDADIRLSGHVSWVGKTSVEVVVWMEQKLHGKWQKLTRALFLMAARDATNTKAALINPLTPANEEEQTIFNGGETRKRRRIQLQKEDLLKTEPNDFEQGLVHDLFVKSIDTKSRAFNKRILPPGYVWMEDATMSNIVFSHPEDRNAHNKVFGGFLMRNALELSWALAYNFAKRRPKLEHVSDISFHHPVDVSSMLNMQAHVIYTDLHYMEIIVLADVYDAVTGQQTTTNSFYYTYSVTERLPSIMPKTYHEAMYYLDGRRKFRYCMGIDQPHDATTRQSDKSKL